One genomic region from Nostoc sphaeroides encodes:
- a CDS encoding nucleotide exchange factor GrpE gives MSNFIISQEQLDLTTQEINNLKKDKVLLQQSLREQQTKTAADTEDLFLEVLEIGDALEALLDYLKNNADPNPEFIQRLPQSVGAVNRKFLSVLKKRQVLPIELQSTQPDFNLCRVVDREVRNDVADQTITKIVRRGFSLGEKTLRPTEVITSKLEVGEL, from the coding sequence ATGTCTAATTTTATTATCAGTCAAGAACAGCTAGACTTGACCACACAAGAAATTAACAACCTCAAAAAGGACAAAGTTTTACTACAACAGTCCTTGCGAGAACAGCAAACCAAAACCGCAGCAGATACAGAAGATTTATTCTTAGAAGTGCTAGAAATTGGTGATGCACTAGAAGCCTTATTGGACTACCTGAAAAACAACGCCGATCCCAACCCAGAATTTATCCAGCGTTTACCTCAGTCTGTAGGAGCGGTTAATCGTAAGTTTCTCAGTGTACTAAAAAAGCGCCAAGTCTTACCTATAGAACTGCAAAGTACACAGCCAGATTTTAATTTATGCCGTGTTGTTGATCGTGAAGTCAGAAATGATGTGGCAGACCAAACAATTACTAAAATAGTCCGTCGAGGGTTTTCTTTGGGAGAAAAGACCCTGCGTCCAACAGAGGTAATCACATCCAAATTAGAAGTTGGAGAATTGTAG
- a CDS encoding molecular chaperone DnaJ — MEYNPYDILGVSPAASKAEIAKAVAVAMKQKKHPVDIIAKAQKSLLKPEERIIADYLRPILPTIKHFKYSDLSALLQPAPRLVLLPEFDGLEQAIAQSAQEERLERSPLPMTLSELFTKGIIACKEERYPKAIKYLEGYCQGCTNRNSKDYIQAQMCLIKVYKIVGQLERAIALCQLLSNHTHPQVQTWATKTLAMLSKEVSHV, encoded by the coding sequence ATGGAATATAATCCTTATGACATTCTGGGTGTATCCCCAGCAGCATCCAAAGCTGAAATTGCAAAAGCTGTAGCAGTGGCAATGAAGCAAAAAAAACATCCTGTGGATATCATTGCTAAAGCTCAAAAAAGCTTACTAAAACCAGAAGAACGCATCATAGCCGATTATTTGCGTCCCATACTGCCCACTATTAAGCACTTCAAATATAGTGATTTATCGGCTTTGCTTCAGCCAGCACCTAGACTAGTATTATTACCAGAATTTGATGGATTAGAGCAAGCGATCGCTCAATCTGCCCAAGAAGAGCGCCTAGAGCGATCGCCTTTACCAATGACCCTATCAGAGTTATTCACCAAGGGCATTATAGCTTGTAAAGAGGAACGCTACCCCAAAGCGATAAAATACCTCGAAGGCTACTGCCAAGGCTGTACAAACCGGAATAGTAAAGATTATATTCAAGCCCAAATGTGCCTGATTAAAGTGTATAAAATAGTTGGACAGTTAGAAAGAGCGATCGCGCTTTGTCAGCTTTTGAGTAACCATACCCATCCCCAAGTACAAACTTGGGCAACTAAAACTTTAGCGATGTTATCAAAAGAGGTTTCTCATGTCTAA
- a CDS encoding HlyD family secretion protein produces the protein MLIDPQPDFLRLVQNDEYLPSVSIWTRLGGIFLIGSVGAAFSLASVFQYNVIVKADATVRPTGEIRLVQAASEGTVTSIKVKENQVVKKGDTIAFIDNSQLQTKKSQLLGTIEQNQLQRAQIDAQLKALENQMAAESNAMRQAITSAKADLSRNKRDYQDRQITSLAQVQEIEAGVELAKEELKRYQQLGNTGAIAALQIKEKEQAFKAATARLDNAKAALNPSNANVAIAQERISQELTKGESTIAQLNKEKEELIRRQVEIQNQISSAQQELKQVFMELQKTVIRTSESGTILQLVLRNTGQVVRVGDAIAQIAPNNAPFVIKARVPSSDISKVQMCKVAQVAKCLEGQVQMRVSAYPYPDYGILKGAVRGISADAITSQGNGNIPTAPYYEVTIQPEKLYLKKSDKSYPLKAGMEVTAEIISKKETLLTFILRKARLLTDV, from the coding sequence ATGCTCATAGACCCCCAACCAGACTTTCTCCGCCTAGTCCAAAACGACGAATATCTTCCCTCAGTCAGTATATGGACGAGGTTGGGAGGAATATTTTTAATTGGAAGTGTTGGCGCTGCCTTCAGCCTTGCCAGTGTATTTCAATACAACGTAATAGTAAAAGCTGATGCTACCGTCCGCCCAACCGGAGAAATCCGGTTAGTGCAAGCAGCATCTGAGGGAACGGTGACAAGTATCAAAGTAAAAGAAAATCAAGTTGTGAAAAAGGGAGATACGATCGCCTTCATCGACAACTCGCAATTGCAAACTAAAAAAAGCCAACTACTCGGAACTATCGAACAAAATCAGTTACAACGAGCGCAAATTGATGCACAACTAAAAGCGTTAGAAAATCAAATGGCTGCTGAATCTAATGCAATGAGGCAGGCAATCACATCTGCCAAAGCAGACTTGAGTCGAAACAAAAGAGATTATCAAGATAGACAAATCACCAGTCTGGCACAAGTACAAGAAATAGAAGCTGGTGTTGAATTAGCTAAAGAGGAACTGAAGCGATATCAGCAGCTGGGAAATACGGGGGCGATCGCTGCTCTCCAAATTAAAGAAAAAGAACAAGCTTTTAAAGCTGCTACTGCTAGACTCGATAACGCTAAAGCTGCACTCAATCCCAGTAATGCTAATGTAGCGATCGCACAAGAACGTATTTCTCAAGAACTGACAAAGGGTGAGTCTACTATTGCTCAATTAAATAAAGAGAAAGAAGAACTCATCAGGCGTCAAGTTGAAATCCAAAATCAAATTAGCAGCGCTCAACAAGAACTTAAACAAGTTTTTATGGAACTGCAAAAAACTGTAATTCGTACCTCTGAGAGCGGTACAATTCTCCAACTAGTATTAAGAAATACTGGGCAAGTTGTCCGTGTTGGAGATGCGATCGCTCAAATTGCTCCCAACAATGCCCCTTTTGTAATCAAAGCCCGTGTTCCCTCTTCAGATATTAGTAAAGTGCAGATGTGTAAAGTCGCACAAGTAGCAAAATGTTTAGAAGGGCAAGTACAAATGCGGGTTTCTGCTTATCCTTACCCAGATTATGGCATCCTCAAAGGTGCTGTCAGAGGCATTAGTGCCGATGCCATTACATCTCAGGGTAACGGTAACATTCCAACTGCGCCTTACTATGAGGTGACAATTCAGCCAGAGAAACTTTATTTAAAAAAGAGCGATAAATCATATCCTCTTAAAGCAGGGATGGAAGTTACAGCTGAAATCATTTCCAAAAAAGAAACCCTACTGACATTTATTCTGAGAAAAGCAAGACTGCTAACGGATGTGTAG
- a CDS encoding peptidase domain-containing ABC transporter → MKYQVVTQHSEEDCGAACLASVAKHYRRNFTLNRIREAVGTGQLGTTLLGLRRGAEALGFNARSVRASKEILDRMNQAPLPAIIHWKGYHWVVLYGQKGKKYVIADPAFNIRYVSRNELTEAWSDQVMLLLEPDAVRFYAQPDDKVNGLWRFARRALPYGGIIFEAFLCAIVIGLLSLTSPFLLQILTDDVLVRGDTQLLIGVIIAVVVMNLVASSLQLVQSNLIANFAQKLELGLVLEFARAILRLPLAYYESRRSGEIVSRLQDIQQINQLVAQAVISLPSQLFIGLISLGFMVFYSWKLTFVAVVVAIVMSLSTVVFLPTLQQKIRSMLVLDAENQGVLVESFKGALTLKSTTAAPQFWEEFQNRFGRLSNITFRTVQIGIINSTFSGLVYAIGSVSLIGFGSVLVISKELSIGQLLAFNGMNGNFLALISTVIGFIDEFTRAKTATERLTEVIDSTPETPSDSTKPFAQIPSDGDIICKNLNFHYAGRLELLEDFSITIPGGKVVALIGTSGCGKSSLAKLIAGLYTPNSGNIRFGMYNMQDLALDCLRQQVALVPQDAHFWSRTIIENFRLGSPHLTFDQIVKACQIAEADDFISRLPEKYQTVLGEFGSNISGGQRQRLALARAIVNDPPILILDESTAGLDPVSEAQVLDQLLLHRQGKTTILISHRPRVITRADWIILLNQGKLQIQGTVEDLLAQPGNHLDFLTP, encoded by the coding sequence ATGAAATACCAAGTTGTTACACAACATAGTGAAGAAGATTGTGGAGCTGCTTGTCTTGCTTCCGTTGCCAAACATTATCGACGTAATTTTACACTAAATCGCATCCGGGAAGCGGTAGGCACGGGGCAACTTGGAACAACATTGTTGGGATTGAGGCGAGGAGCGGAAGCACTTGGTTTCAATGCGCGTTCGGTCAGGGCATCAAAAGAAATATTAGACCGAATGAACCAAGCACCACTCCCAGCAATCATTCACTGGAAAGGCTACCACTGGGTTGTTTTGTATGGTCAGAAAGGCAAAAAATATGTAATTGCTGACCCAGCCTTTAACATCCGTTATGTCTCTAGAAATGAATTAACGGAGGCTTGGTCAGATCAAGTCATGCTTTTACTAGAGCCAGATGCGGTTCGCTTTTATGCTCAACCCGATGATAAAGTCAATGGTCTTTGGCGCTTTGCGCGGCGGGCATTGCCTTATGGGGGCATAATATTCGAGGCTTTTCTGTGTGCTATAGTTATCGGTCTGCTTTCGTTAACGTCTCCTTTCCTGCTTCAAATTCTAACGGATGATGTACTAGTTCGAGGTGATACCCAGCTTCTTATTGGTGTAATTATTGCAGTTGTGGTGATGAATTTGGTGGCAAGTAGTCTGCAATTAGTTCAATCTAACCTGATTGCCAATTTTGCTCAAAAGCTTGAGTTAGGGCTAGTTCTAGAATTTGCTAGGGCAATCTTGCGGCTGCCTCTGGCTTACTATGAATCACGTCGCAGTGGCGAGATTGTAAGCAGATTGCAAGATATTCAACAAATTAATCAGCTAGTTGCTCAAGCAGTTATCAGTCTGCCTAGCCAATTGTTTATCGGACTGATTTCTTTGGGTTTCATGGTGTTCTATAGCTGGAAACTCACCTTTGTTGCCGTCGTTGTTGCTATTGTGATGAGTTTATCTACGGTGGTTTTTCTGCCTACACTTCAACAAAAAATCAGAAGTATGTTGGTCTTAGATGCGGAAAACCAAGGTGTTCTCGTTGAAAGCTTTAAAGGAGCGCTGACACTCAAAAGTACTACTGCTGCTCCTCAATTTTGGGAAGAATTTCAAAACAGATTTGGTCGGCTCTCAAACATAACATTTCGCACAGTTCAGATTGGAATTATTAATAGCACCTTTTCTGGGTTAGTTTATGCTATTGGCAGCGTTAGTTTGATTGGTTTCGGCAGCGTCCTAGTTATTAGTAAAGAACTCAGCATCGGTCAACTGCTGGCATTTAACGGGATGAATGGGAATTTTTTGGCATTAATCAGTACTGTGATTGGATTTATAGATGAATTCACGCGTGCCAAAACTGCCACGGAACGCTTAACAGAAGTTATCGATTCCACACCTGAAACTCCAAGCGATAGTACCAAACCCTTTGCTCAAATTCCTAGTGATGGTGATATTATTTGCAAAAACCTAAACTTTCACTACGCTGGCAGGCTAGAGTTACTGGAAGATTTTTCCATCACAATTCCTGGCGGTAAAGTTGTTGCCCTAATTGGTACATCCGGCTGTGGAAAAAGTTCTCTTGCTAAACTGATTGCCGGATTATATACACCTAATTCTGGCAATATTCGCTTTGGGATGTATAACATGCAAGACCTAGCTCTTGATTGTTTGCGGCAACAAGTTGCTCTGGTTCCTCAAGACGCTCATTTTTGGAGTCGTACAATTATTGAAAATTTCCGCTTAGGTTCTCCTCACCTCACCTTTGATCAAATTGTCAAGGCTTGCCAAATTGCTGAGGCAGATGATTTTATTAGTAGATTACCTGAAAAATATCAAACTGTATTAGGTGAATTTGGGTCAAATATTTCTGGTGGACAACGGCAAAGACTGGCTTTAGCAAGAGCTATTGTTAACGATCCACCAATCTTGATTTTAGACGAATCAACTGCTGGACTCGATCCAGTTAGTGAAGCTCAAGTTTTAGATCAACTGTTGTTGCACCGCCAAGGTAAAACCACAATCCTGATTAGCCACCGTCCTAGAGTAATTACCCGTGCTGATTGGATTATTTTGCTTAATCAAGGCAAGTTACAAATTCAGGGGACAGTAGAAGATTTGCTTGCCCAACCAGGAAACCATTTAGACTTTTTAACCCCTTAA